Proteins found in one Pseudomonas mosselii genomic segment:
- a CDS encoding antibiotic biosynthesis monooxygenase, producing the protein MNTATEGNRSVVTLVIQHKVRAQALARYETWLKRAVTTARQQPGHLDVNVIRPDDGGRHFTTVVRFADAGLLQAWVNSAERQALISEVLPLLEDGDQTQVHDDPEFWFTPPSVGAAQPPRWKQALLTYLVICPMTLVIPQLLAPLFARYPLLGGQITGNLVTNLFVILPVVFYIMPWVTRRCAGWLRR; encoded by the coding sequence ATGAACACCGCAACCGAAGGCAACCGCAGCGTCGTCACGCTGGTGATCCAGCACAAGGTCCGTGCCCAGGCGCTGGCGCGCTACGAAACCTGGCTCAAGCGCGCCGTGACTACCGCTCGTCAACAGCCCGGTCATCTGGACGTCAATGTCATCCGCCCGGACGACGGCGGCCGCCACTTCACCACCGTGGTGCGCTTCGCCGACGCCGGCCTGCTGCAGGCCTGGGTCAACTCTGCCGAGCGCCAGGCGCTGATCAGTGAAGTGCTGCCACTGCTGGAAGACGGCGACCAGACCCAGGTGCACGATGACCCGGAGTTCTGGTTCACCCCGCCCAGCGTCGGCGCCGCGCAACCGCCGCGCTGGAAACAGGCCCTGCTGACCTACCTGGTGATCTGCCCGATGACCCTGGTCATTCCCCAGCTGCTGGCGCCGCTGTTTGCTCGCTATCCGCTGCTGGGTGGCCAGATCACCGGCAACTTGGTCACCAACCTGTTCGTCATCCTACCTGTGGTGTTCTACATCATGCCCTGGGTGACGCGCCGCTGTGCCGGCTGGTTGCGCCGCTGA